CCTGTGTGTAAGGTCGATCCCACCTTCCAGCCCACGGAGATCATCTCGGCGTTGCTGACTGGGCGCCTTGAAGAGGTTGTAGCCGACAATCAGCTGTGGAAATGCCTCGAGTGCTACACCTGCCGGGAGATATGCCATTCACGTATTGGGATGACAGATGTTTTCCGGCAGCTCAAGGAGCTTACGGTGAAAGCCGGAACCGCTCCGGAACCGGTCTCTGCCGCTTATGCCGAGTTTCTCAGAACCGGTGCGCTCGGGAAACCCCGCGAGAGCGCTCGCAAGAAACTTGGACTGTCCTCGCCTCCGGAAGGTGGCGGCGACGTGGTTGCCCGCCTGCTTACAAAGACAGAGGAGTAGAAGCCATGCCACACGATCTCGATCGATACTATGACTTCAAGCCGAGAAACTTTCGTGAGGAGTCTCCATTCAAGATTCATGGCGGCTGCGGACTGATGGGTATCTGCGACGAGAGCGGCGCGCCGATGAGTGGAGAGGCGCCGATCCTCGCTATGGCCGTGCAGCGCGACCGCGGCAATGGACTCGGTGGCGGCTTTGCTGGTTACGGCATCTACCCCGACTTCCCTGACCACTTCTGCTTTCACATGATGTACCACGACCTTGGAGCCAAAGAGGCGGCCGAGGTGATCCTCGACCAACATTTCTTGATCGAGGTGGCCGAGCCGATACCCACCCGGTCCGTCAAAGGCATTACCGGCGCCCCGCTTCTGTGGCGTTACTTCATGACACCTCACACGCACATGCTCGAGGAGCGTGAGGTCTCGGAAGAGGATTACGTTGTGAGTCTGGTCATGCTTTTGAACTCTCAAGTGGACGGTGCGTTCGTGGCTTCCTCGGGTAAGAACATGGGCGCCTTCAAGGGCGTGGGCTATCCCGAGGAGATCGGCCACTACTTCTGCCTGGAGAAATACGAGGGCCACACATGGGTCGGGCACAACCGGTTCCCCACAAACACCCCAGGCTGGTGGGGCGGCGCTCATCCCTTCACACTGCTCGACTGGTCGATAGTGCATAACGGCGAGATCTCGAGCTATGGCATAAATCGCCGCTACCTGGAGCAGTTCGGCTACGCATGCTCGCTCGGCACGGATACCGAGGTTGTCGCGTACCTGTTTGACTTGCTTCTCCGCCGGCACAGGCTGCCCATCGAACTCGCCTGCAAGGTCCTCGCACCGCCACTGTGGTCCAGGATCGACCGCATGCCCGCTGAAAAGGCCGAGCTCATGCGTTCGCTTCGTGCGGTATACGGCCCGGGCATGCTCAACGGCCCCTTCGCTATCGTGCTCGGTTTCAACGGAGGAATGGTAGCGCTGAACGATCGTATCAAGCTTCGCCCGCTTGTGGCCGCACGCAGCGGCAGCAAGGTCATGGTGGCCTCCGAGGAGAGCGCCATTCGCACCGTACTTCCCAAACCCGACGAGTTGTGGACGCCCAAGGCCGGTGAGCCCGTCATCGCCCGGATCAAGGGAGTGCAGTCACCGTTGTCGCCGATTGAGGCTTCGCGCGCAGTGATAACTGCCGAGATGGCGTACACCGCCGAGGAGGTCATGGTCTGAAATGCGACAATCTTTCATCCAGCCTGAGTTCCGGGTCAAGATAGATTACGACAAGTGCCACAAGTGCGGCAGGTGCGTACAACAGTGCGGTTGGGATGTGTATGACTTCAGCGAGCGTCCCATTCCGCATGACGAGAGGTGTCGTGCCTGTCACCGCTGTGTGACATTTTGCCCGGCACACTGCATAACTATAGAGAAGAATACGCTCGCCTTTCGTGATAATGACAACTGGTCTACCGACGCGCTAAAAGCGGTTTGGAGGCAGGCCGAGACAGGCGGCGTTCTACTTACCTCCATGGGTAACCCGCGCCCCTACGAGCGTATCTTCGACAAGCTGGTGCTCGATGCGTGCCAGGTCACGAATCCTTCCATCGATCCGCTCCGCGAGCCAATGGAACTGTGTACCTACCTCGGACGCAAGCCAGATAGCGTCGAGGTTGTTTCGGACGGCAACGGCGGCTTTATGCTCGCCGATGGCGCCGGCATGCACCACAATATCAAGCTTGACACACCGATTGTCTTCTCGCCGATGAGCTATGGTTCGGTGTCGCTGGGCGTCCATCGCTCACTCGCGATGGCGGCTGAGCGGTGCGGCATCCTCATGAATACCGGCGAAGGAGGTCTGCACGAGGATCTTCACCCATTTCAGGACAACGTGATCGTGCAGGTGGCCTCGGGTCGCTTCGGCGTATCGCGCGAGTACCTGCAGCGCGCCGCCGCTATCGAGATCAAGATCGGTCAGGGCGCCAAGCCGGGCATCGGCGGACATTTGCCAGGCGAGAAGATCGACCGCGAGGTCTCGGCCACGCGTATGATCCCGCAGGGCAGCGACGCCATTTCGCCTGCGCCGCACCACGATATCTATTCAATCGAGGATCTGCGCCAGCTGATATACGCACTGAAGGAGGCGAGCGGCTACAAGCCGGTGGGCGTGAAGATCGCGGCTGTGCACAACGTGGCGGCTATAGCGAGCGGTATTGTGCGCGCTGGAGCCGACTACATCTACCTCGACGGCTTCCGCGGCGGCACGGGTGCGGCCCCCGCCGTCATTCGCGATCATGTCGGTATTCCGCTAGAGATCGCGATAGCCGTTGTGGACCAGCGCTTGCGCGAAGAAGGCATCCGCAACCAGGCCTCCATCGTGGCTGCGGGTTCCATCCGCTCGTCGGCAGACGCTGCCAAAGCAATTGCGCTTGGCGCGGACGTGGTCGCCATCGGAACTGCGACGCTTCTCGCGCTTGGCTGTCACCTGTGCCAGAGCTGTCATACCGGCAGGTGCTCGTGGGGCATCACTACGCAGAAGCCGGAACTCACGCGTCGCATCGATCCAGAGTGGGGTGCCGAGCGGTTGACGAATCTTGTGAATGCATGGAGCCACGAGCTTCAGGAGATCCTGGGTGCGCTCGGGGTGAATGCGGTGGAGAGTCTGCGCGGCAGCCGAGAGCGACTGCGTTCAATCGGACTCGACGAGTCAACAGGTCTCATTCTCGGCGTCAAGCCGGCCGGACTTTAGGAAGAGAGGAGTTGAAGAGATGATAAAGCCAGCAAGTATCGCTCCGCCCGCTGGCGTGATCGAAGGTTATCGCTACATGGCACCGGTGGTCGAGCGTGACGGAGAAATCGTGCGTATCGACGCACAGGGCGTGTACTTTCAGCAGTTGAACGGCGCAGTGCGCGATGAGATTGCGGCAGGGGCGAAGCTTATCAAGATCGCGAATGTTAACGGTCAACGCTACATCGGTACCGGTCTTGGCGTGTCCGGCGTGAAGATCGAGATCGAGGGTACCGCGGGCAATGACCTCGCAATGCTCACCGACGGCATAGAGATCGAGGTGTTTGGTAATGCCCAGGACGGCGCGGGTAACACGATGAGCAATGGCCGTATCGTTGTGCGCGGAGACGCTGGCGATGTGCTTGGTTACGGCATGCGTGGCGGGTGCGTCTACGTAAAGGGTGACGTGGGCTACCGGGTGGGCATCCACATGAAAGCGTACGAGAAGCTCGTGCCGGTGTTGGTATGCGGCGGCAAGGCGCTGGACTTTTTTGGCGAGTACATGGCGGGCGGCATGCTTGTCCTGCTCGGCATGAACACGCGCGATGAGCGTCAGCCGATCGCCGGTGGGTTTCTCGGCGCAGGCATGCATGGAGGGGTCATATATGTGCGTGGCACCGTCGAGCCGTGGCAGTGTGGTGCTGAGGTGGGCATCACGACGGCGAGCGAAAAGCACATGACCGAATTGCGTCCCGTGATCGAGGATTACGCCGCGGCGATGGGGATGGATGCTGAGCATATCCTCTCTCAGCCCTTCAAGCGTATCGCGCCGATAAGCCATAGGCCGTACGCCAAGCTTTATGCCTTGATGTAACCGGCCCGCCCCATGCGGAAGATTCTCACATTGTTCTTGATTATGAAACACATACGAAACATCGGCTTCTTACACTAACGGTGTATTCATAAGCTTCGATATAGGAGGACTCGACAGATGAGCAAGAAAATGGATAAGGACTACGTGCTGAAAAGTGTGGAGGAGCGGGGCACGCGCTTCGTGCGCTTTTGGTTCACTGACGTGCTGGGTTTTCTGAAGTCGTTTGCGGTGACCGACAGCGAGCTCGAAGGTGCATTTGCCGAGGGAATGGGCTTTGATGGATCCTCGATCGATGGGTTCACGAGGATCGAAGAGTCGGACATGGTTGCCTTCCCCGACCCTTCTACGTTCCAGATGCTACCGTGGCGCAGCAATGGCGAGGACGGCGGTACTGGCCGTATGTTCTGCGAGGTGATGAACCCTGATGGTACCCCGTTCGAGGGCGACCCCCGTTATGCGCTCAAGCGTGTGCTCGGAAGGGCTGCCGACATGGGTTACACCATGTACGTGGGACCGGAACTCGAGTTCTTCTACTTTGCTGATAGCAAGGGTACCGAACTCCTTGATAATGGCGGTTACTTCGACCTTACGCCGCTTGATGCGGCGAGTGACCTGCGCCGCGATACCGTGCTCGCGCTGGAAAAACTTGGCATCCCGGTAGAGTACTCTCACCACGAGGTGGCTCCGTCGCAGCATGAAATCGACCTGCGCTACGCTGACGCCCTTACCATGGCCGACAATGTGATGACCTACCGTCTCACTGTGAAGGAGATCGCGCACGCCAACGGCGTATACGCCACTTTTATGCCCAAGCCCATCCAGGGCCAGAACGGTTCGGGCATGCACGTACATCAATCGCTTTTCAACGCCGAAGGCAACGCTTTCTTCGACGTGAACGATCCCGATGGCTACAATCTCTCGCAGGTTGGTAAGTCCTACATCGCCGGTTTGCTGAAATATGCACCCGAGTTCTGCGCGGTAACGAACCAGTTCGTGAACTCATACAAGCGCCTGGTCCCTGGATACGAGGCCCCGGTATACGTGACCTGGGCGCGCCGTAACCGCTCGGCCATGGTCCGTGTGCCGATGTACAAGCCCGGCAAGGAGGTTGCGACCCGCGTCGAGCTGCGCAGCCCCGACCCTTCGGCCAACCCTTACCTTGCCTTTGCGGTCATGCTCGGCGCCGGTCTCAAAGGCATCGAGGAAGGATTGAGCCTCATGCCCGAGGCCACGAACAACATCTTCCACATGACTGAGGAAGAGCTGGAGGCTGCAGGCATTCAGACGCTGCCGAAGGACCTTGGCGAGGCGATTGCCCTGTTCGAAAAATCCGAACTGATGAAGGAAGTCCTTGGCGAGCACATCCACAGCTTCTTCGTTGCCAACAAGAAGAAGGAGTGGAGCGAGTATGTGACCTATGTATCACCATGGGAGCAGGACAAGTATCTGGCGATTCTGTAGATCGGCGCTAACTCCGGCCGCCGATTTGGCAAACATGTAGTGACAAGGCGCCGGGCGGGAGGCTTTCCGCCCGGCTGCGCTTGAGGTGCGGAAGGAGGTTCGTTAGGTGCATGTGAAGCGTGTCGTAGTGATCTCTGACGATCGTCACTTTAGTACCTGGGTCGAGTCCGCCATCGGTGCCCTCGACGTACTTATCTCCTGCTGTCCGGCCTCTGAGCTCGGAGATCGCCTATTGAATGCTCCGGGCGATCTCGTAATCGTGGATACAGGCCGCTCGCCAAATGATGCGATCGATATGGCTGAGTCAGCAGCAGCCGGAGGCGCTGAGATCAGGATGCTGCTTGTGCTGGACCAAGAGGCCCTCGAATGCCTCCGTATGCCGATACGCTGTCTGACCGATTTCGTCGTTCGCCGAGCATTGCCCATTGAGTTGGCCGCGCGAGTACGCATGCTTCTGTGGCCCGGGGAAGAGGTGGCCGTCAACGAGATTATCCGGATAGATGGCCTCACCCTGAACCTCGCCACTTATCAGATCCACGTGCACGGCGAGCCGGTGGAGTTCGCATACCTCGAATACGCGCTCCTCTCTTTTCTCATGACTCATCCGAACCGTGTCTACAGCCGTGAGATACTGCTAAGCCGGGTATGGGACACGGATTATTTTGGTGGGGCCCGGACAGTTGATATCCACATCCGAAGGATACGGGCCAAACTGGGTCCGGAATTGTCGAGCCGCCTCGAAACCGTTCGCAGCGTGGGCTACCTCTGGCGGATGTAGACGGCCGAGGAATCACACTCAAGACATCCACGCGTTTGAGAAAACTTGACAATGGTCGAATCAGATTTTATATTGCTGAGTATCGGTAGATATTCGTACACGCTCAAGCTCTGAGCATGCGTGCACGGTGAAAGGAGAACAAGAATGGGCAAGATATTGGGAATAGATCTTGGCACTACCAACTCAGCGGTCGCGGTACTTGAAGGCGGCGAGCCTACAATCATCGTCAATGCCGAGGGCGACAGGACTACACCATCTGTGGCTGCTTTCCGCAGGGACGGCGAGCGCGTCGTGGGCAAGGCTGCGAAAAACCAGGCCATTACCAACCCGGAGAATACGATTACGTCGATAAAGCGATTTATCGGTCGCCGCTTCGAGGAGACTGATTCCGAGCGCAAGACTGTCGCTTATAACGTGAAGAAGGAGAAAGACGGCCGAGCAATAGTTGAGATCGAAGGGAAGAACTACACGCCTGAAGAGATCTCGGCGATGATCCTGCAAAAACTCAAGGCGGATGCCGAAGCGTATCTCGGCGAAAGTGTGACCGAAGCGGTTATTACCGTGCCCGCCTACTTCAATGACATGCAGCGTCAGGCCACCAAGGACGCCGGCAAGATCGCAGGGCTTGAGGTCAAACGCATCATCAATGAGCCGACCGCCGCCGCGCTCGCGTACGGCCTGAACAAGGGAGACGAGAGCCAGACGATCCTGGTTTTTGATCTCGGAGGCGGAACATTCGACGTCTCCATCCTTGAGCTGGGCGACGGAGTTTTTGAGGTCAAGTCCACCAGTGGCGATAACCACTTGGGTGGCGACGATTGGGACCAGCGAGTTATCGATTGGATCGCCGACAAGTTCAAGGCGGACCAGGGTATCGATCTGCGCGTTGACAAGATGGCGCTTCAGCGCCTCAAAGATGCTGCAGAGAAGGCGAAAATCGAGCTATCCACCACGCAGACCACGCAGATCAACCTGCCTTTCGTGACCGCCGATGCCTCAGGCCCCAAGCACCTTGATTACACCTTGACCCGCGCGGAGTTCCAGAAGGTCACGAGCGATTTGCTCGACAGGTGTAAAAAACCGGTCGAGGCGGCGATCAAGGACGCTGGGATCAAATCTTCAGAGATCGAGCACGTTATTTTGGTAGGTGGCTCCACCCGTATGCCAGCGGTGGCGGAGATGGTCAAGAGCATCACCGGAAAGGATCCTCACAAGGGCGTGAATCCGGATGAGGTCGTGGCCATAGGCGCCGCCATACAGGGAGGCGTTTTGGCAGGGGACGTGAAAGATATTCTCCTGCTCGATGTCACGCCGCTTTCTCTGGGTGTGGAGACCTTGGGCGGAGTGATGACGAAGCTCATAGAGCGCAACACCACCATCCCGACGCGGAAAAGCGAGATATTCACTACGGCGGCTGATAATCAGACTTCTGTGGAGATACACGTCTTGCAGGGCGAGCGCGAGATGGCGGCGCACAACAAGACGCTCGGCAAGTTCCACCTTATGAACATTCCGGGAGCGCCGCGCGGCGTACCCCAGGTCGAGGTTGCGTTCGACATCGATGCGAACGGGATTGTCAATGTGTCAGCCAAGGATCTTGGGACCCAACAGGAGCAGAAGATCACAATCACCGGCTCCACGGCGCTTTCCGACGAGGAGATCGACCGCATGGTCCAGGACGCGGAATCGCACGCCGATGAGGACAGAAGCAGCAAGGAAGCGGCTGAGGCGCGAAACACCGCAGACACCCTCATATACCAGAGCGAAAAGTCGATGAAAGACCTTGGGGACAAGGTGCCGACCGAGACTCGTACAGAGATCGAGGCTGCTATCGAGGAGTTGAAGAAGGACCTGGAGGGAGAGGATACTCCCAGTATTCAGGCAGCGGTCGAGAAGTTGCAGACAGCAAGCTACAAGTTGGCTGAAATTATCTATGCGGATGCCCAGGCGCAAGCCGACTCCGGAGACGGTCAGGAAACGAAGAGTGACGATGACGAAGTCGTAGAAGCCGATTACGAGGTAGTCGACGACGAAGACAAGGACAAGAAGTGATATCCGGCAAGAAGCGCAAAGATGTAGATCCGGAGCTATCCGACGATCTTGGGCCTGAGTTGGAGTTCAGGGGCGACCAGCTGATCGCCGATCTCGAGGATGCTCGCAACGAGGCGGCAGTTAACCTTGAGACCGCCAGGCGGGTCCAGGCGGAGTTCGAGAACTATCGGAAGCGGGTTTCCAGAGAGCAGGAGGCGGTAGTCAAGCGCGCCTGTGAAAGGGTTGTAGTCAACCTGCTTCCGGTGATTGACAGTCTTGAGCGGGCGATCGATCACGTAGCTTCTTCGGAGGCTCCGGAGTCCCTGGAAGGCATGAAGATGGTTCTCTCCCAGCTGCTTGACGTGGTGACCAAAGAGGGAGTAACCCAGATTGATCCGTACGGCCAGCCCTTCGACCCGCTATCGCATCAGGCTGTTGGGCAGCGGGAGGACGTAGCCGTTCCTGACGGCACAGTAGTCGAGGTTTACCAACGCGGCTATACGATGCACGGCAGAGTTGTCAGGCCTGCCTCGGTTGTCGTTTCGACCGGAGGTCCCGCACGCGAGGAGTGACGAGCCATCGTGACAGCCGGCAAGAATTACTACGACACACTCGGCGTCAAGAAGAGCGCCACTGCTGACGAGATCAAGAAGGCATTTCGTCGTCTGGCGAGGAAGCACCACCCTGATGCGGGTGGTTCCGAGGAGAAGTTCAAGGAGATCAACGAGGCATACGAGGTGCTCTCCGATACCCAAAAGCGCGCCCAATACGACCAGTATGGGCAGTACTTCGGCGGCGGTGCGCCGCCGGGCGGAGCTGCTGGATGGCCGCCTGGAGGCGCCGGCGCCGGTGGCTTCGGAGGAGGATGGACGACTGCCAATGTGGATATCGGCGATCTTTTCGGCGATCTCTTTGGTGCGGCAGGCCAGCAACGAGGCGCTTCGGCCAGGCGCGGGCACGATCTTACGTACGAGGCGAAAGTCGAGTTCGGCGAGGCCTTCAACGGCACCTCGATCAGATTAGACGTGCAGCGCATGGAGGATTGCCAGACGTGCGGCGGCAGTGGCGCGAAGCCCGGCACGTCGCGAGTTACCTGTCCTACCTGCTCGGGGAGTGGACATGTGAGTCAGGGAGGCGGGATGTTCGCGTTCCAGCGAACGTGCCCAAGGTGTGCGGGGGCGCGCACGATAATCGAGAATCCGTGCTCTGCCTGCCGAGGGAAAGGCGCGGTAAAGCGAGTCAAACCGTTGACCGTAAATATTCCGCCGGGCGCAGTCGACGGCGGGAAGCTACGCTTTAAAGGCAAGGGAGATCCCGGTGAAAACGGGGGGCCCTCGGGTGATCTATATGTTGTGACACGCGTGGGGGCACATCCGTTTTACGCACGCGACGGAGCCGATGTCATCATGGATCTGCCAATTACTGTCGCGGAGGCGGCGCTCGGCACAACGGTCACGATACCTACCCCTGACGGGAAGAAAGCCAAACTCAAGATCGCGGCCGGCACTCCTGACGGCACGGTGCTTCGGCTGAAAGGCAAGGGTGCGCCGCACCTCAAAGGTTCGGGGCGCGGAGACTTGAAAGTCAAGGTTCGGATCGCGATACCGACGAAACTTACCTCCGAGCAGCGCAAGTTGTTCGAGGAGTTGGCCGAGCTGCCTGCCGAGGATGTAAGAGCGCATATCGGATGATTCTGTGATCTGTCCTGGGGGTGGCCCAGGGCCTGACCTGACTAGTGACGAGAGGTATGGATTGCGATGAAAGACAGGAGATCGGGAGGCAAGAGCCAGCCACTTTACATGATCAGCGTTGCCGCGCTTCTCGCTGGCATGCATCCGCAGACACTGAGGATCTACGAGAGAAAAGAGCTCATCTGCCCGCAAAGATCACCCGGGAACACGCGCCTTTACTCGGAGGCGGATATTGAGCGTCTTCGGCTTATACAACAGATGACCTCCGAGGGAATAAATCTTGCGGGAGTCACTCGGATCCTGCAGCTTACAGCCGAGGTTGAGCGCCTGACGGAGGAAACCGAGGCCCTGAAAGCGCGCATCGCCGGCAAGGGCCGTGAGTTCGCCGAGACGAACAAGCGGTCTGGGCGCGAGTACAGGACGGCGATGGTGGTGGTGAGAAGCGGCGGTCTGGCGAAGCGAAGGGGTACAGGAGCGTGGGGCGACTGATGTTGATTTTGGACTCGGTATCCTGGTGAGGCGGTGTAGTCATGAGATTGGACAAGTTGACGATCAAGGCCCAAGAAGCGCTGCAGGCTGCCTCGGAGGTGGCCAGCAACGCTGACTCGCAGACAGTCGAGCCGGAGCACCTGCTCAAGGTGTTGCTCGATGCCGCGGACGGAATCGCTCGGCCTGTGGCGCAAAAGGTCGGAGCGAACGTCGACGCGCTTTCGGCGGAGGTGTCCGTCACGATAGAGAAGGCGCCTCGCGTGACGGGAACACAGGTCAGAGGGCCGGCCTCTATCGGCCCACGTTTGAACACCGTTCTCACAAACGCTTTCAAGCATGCTGAAGAGCTCAAGGACGCCTATGTCTCGACTGAGCACCTTCTTCTCGGAATCGCCGAGACCGATGGTGAGGCCGGGCGACTGCTCGGCGCGGCAGGCCTGACTGCTCCGAGGCTCCTGCACGCTCTCGAGGAGCTCCGCGCAGGCGCCAGAGTGACAGACCAGAATCCCGAAGCGCAGTTTCAGGCGCTCGAGCGCTTCTCGCGCAATCTCACGCAGGCTGCCCGTAACGGCAAGCTTGATCCGGTGATCGGGCGCAACGATGAGATTCGCAGGGTGGTGCAGGTCCTCTCTCGGCGCACAAAGAACAACCCTGTTCTTATCGGCGAGCCCGGTACCGGCAAGACCGCAATCGTCGAAGGGCTGGCCCAGCGAATAGTCGATGGCGATGTGCCCGAAAGCCTGCGGGGGAAGGACCTGGTTGCGCTCGACCTCGGCGCGATGGTCGCCGGCGCGAAGTACCGTGGCGAATTCGAGGATCGCCTGAAGGCGGTGCTGCGCGAAATCGAGCAGGCCGAGGGGCGGCTGGTGCTCTTTATCGATGAGCTTCACACGCTCGTGGGAGCGGGCGCCGCCGAGGGGGCCATGGACGCCAGCAACATGCTTAAACCGGCTTTGGCCAGGGGAGAGCTGCACGCGATTGGCGCCACGACACTCGACGAATACAGGAAGCACATCGAGAAGGATGCCGCGCTGGAGCGTCGTTTTCAGCCGGTGCTGGTGGGCGAGCCTTCCGTTGAGGACACGATCGCCATACTTCGTGGACTGAAAGAGAAGTACGAGGTGCACCATGGCGTCCGTATCACCGATAGCGCTATCGTCGCGGCCGCGACCTTGTCCGATCGCTACATCGCAGACCGCTTTTTGCCGGACAAGGCGATAGATCTCATCGACGAGGCGGCTTCACGACTGCGGATAGAGATCGATTCGATGCCCACGGAGATAGACGTGCTCGACCGGAGATTGCGTCAGCTTCAAATCGAGGAAGCTGCGCTGCTCAAGGAGTCTGATGAGGCTAGCGCCGAGCGACTCGAGACCCTGCGCTCCGAGATGGCCGGGATCACGGAGAAGCTGACGGGTCTGAAAGCGCGGTGGGAAAGCGAGAAGACGATTATCGACAAGGTTCAGCGCCTGAAAAACGAGATCGACAAGGCGAAGACAGCGGCTGAGCTCGCCGAGCGCGACGGTGATTTGGAGCGCGTCGCCGAGATACGCTACGGCCATATCTTGCAGCTGCAGCGTGAGCTGGATGAGGCCGACGCGAGGCTTGGTGATCTTCAGGCAAACGAGGCCATGCTTCGCGAGGTAGTCACGGAAGAAGAGATCGCCGAAGGGGTCTCCGTGTGGACGGGTATTCCGGTTTCCAAACTGATGCAGGGTGAGATGACGAAACTGATCGACCTTGAGTCCCACCTGCATCAGCGAGTGGTCGGACAGGACCAGGCGGTTTCGGCCGTAGCCTCGGTGGTTCGTCGCTCCAGAGCGGGACTTTCCGATCCGGACAGACCGCTCGGGTCGTTTATCTTCATGGGTCCGACCGGAGTTGGGAAGACCGAGCTTGCGCGAGCCTTGGCGGAGTTTCTTTTCGACGACGAGCGCTCGATGGTTCGCATAGATATGAGCGAGTACATGGAGAAATTCAGCGTACAGCGCTTGATAGGCGCTCCCCCGGGATACGTCGGATACGAAGAGGGCGGGCAGCTTACAGAGGCCGTCCGGCGAAGGCCCTACAGCGTGCTGCTCCTCGATGAGATAGAAAAGGGTCACCCGGATGTGTTCAACATACTACTTCAGGTGCTCGATGACGGTCGGCTCACCGATGGCCAGGGCCGAGTTGTGAGCTTTAGAAACACGATCGTCATCATGACCAGCAACGTTGGCTCGCAGTCGATCGAGGAGTTT
The nucleotide sequence above comes from Actinomycetota bacterium. Encoded proteins:
- a CDS encoding glutamine amidotransferase family protein; its protein translation is MPHDLDRYYDFKPRNFREESPFKIHGGCGLMGICDESGAPMSGEAPILAMAVQRDRGNGLGGGFAGYGIYPDFPDHFCFHMMYHDLGAKEAAEVILDQHFLIEVAEPIPTRSVKGITGAPLLWRYFMTPHTHMLEEREVSEEDYVVSLVMLLNSQVDGAFVASSGKNMGAFKGVGYPEEIGHYFCLEKYEGHTWVGHNRFPTNTPGWWGGAHPFTLLDWSIVHNGEISSYGINRRYLEQFGYACSLGTDTEVVAYLFDLLLRRHRLPIELACKVLAPPLWSRIDRMPAEKAELMRSLRAVYGPGMLNGPFAIVLGFNGGMVALNDRIKLRPLVAARSGSKVMVASEESAIRTVLPKPDELWTPKAGEPVIARIKGVQSPLSPIEASRAVITAEMAYTAEEVMV
- a CDS encoding 4Fe-4S binding protein, with amino-acid sequence MRQSFIQPEFRVKIDYDKCHKCGRCVQQCGWDVYDFSERPIPHDERCRACHRCVTFCPAHCITIEKNTLAFRDNDNWSTDALKAVWRQAETGGVLLTSMGNPRPYERIFDKLVLDACQVTNPSIDPLREPMELCTYLGRKPDSVEVVSDGNGGFMLADGAGMHHNIKLDTPIVFSPMSYGSVSLGVHRSLAMAAERCGILMNTGEGGLHEDLHPFQDNVIVQVASGRFGVSREYLQRAAAIEIKIGQGAKPGIGGHLPGEKIDREVSATRMIPQGSDAISPAPHHDIYSIEDLRQLIYALKEASGYKPVGVKIAAVHNVAAIASGIVRAGADYIYLDGFRGGTGAAPAVIRDHVGIPLEIAIAVVDQRLREEGIRNQASIVAAGSIRSSADAAKAIALGADVVAIGTATLLALGCHLCQSCHTGRCSWGITTQKPELTRRIDPEWGAERLTNLVNAWSHELQEILGALGVNAVESLRGSRERLRSIGLDESTGLILGVKPAGL
- a CDS encoding glutamine synthetase — encoded protein: MSKKMDKDYVLKSVEERGTRFVRFWFTDVLGFLKSFAVTDSELEGAFAEGMGFDGSSIDGFTRIEESDMVAFPDPSTFQMLPWRSNGEDGGTGRMFCEVMNPDGTPFEGDPRYALKRVLGRAADMGYTMYVGPELEFFYFADSKGTELLDNGGYFDLTPLDAASDLRRDTVLALEKLGIPVEYSHHEVAPSQHEIDLRYADALTMADNVMTYRLTVKEIAHANGVYATFMPKPIQGQNGSGMHVHQSLFNAEGNAFFDVNDPDGYNLSQVGKSYIAGLLKYAPEFCAVTNQFVNSYKRLVPGYEAPVYVTWARRNRSAMVRVPMYKPGKEVATRVELRSPDPSANPYLAFAVMLGAGLKGIEEGLSLMPEATNNIFHMTEEELEAAGIQTLPKDLGEAIALFEKSELMKEVLGEHIHSFFVANKKKEWSEYVTYVSPWEQDKYLAIL
- a CDS encoding response regulator transcription factor, coding for MHVKRVVVISDDRHFSTWVESAIGALDVLISCCPASELGDRLLNAPGDLVIVDTGRSPNDAIDMAESAAAGGAEIRMLLVLDQEALECLRMPIRCLTDFVVRRALPIELAARVRMLLWPGEEVAVNEIIRIDGLTLNLATYQIHVHGEPVEFAYLEYALLSFLMTHPNRVYSREILLSRVWDTDYFGGARTVDIHIRRIRAKLGPELSSRLETVRSVGYLWRM
- the dnaK gene encoding molecular chaperone DnaK; its protein translation is MGKILGIDLGTTNSAVAVLEGGEPTIIVNAEGDRTTPSVAAFRRDGERVVGKAAKNQAITNPENTITSIKRFIGRRFEETDSERKTVAYNVKKEKDGRAIVEIEGKNYTPEEISAMILQKLKADAEAYLGESVTEAVITVPAYFNDMQRQATKDAGKIAGLEVKRIINEPTAAALAYGLNKGDESQTILVFDLGGGTFDVSILELGDGVFEVKSTSGDNHLGGDDWDQRVIDWIADKFKADQGIDLRVDKMALQRLKDAAEKAKIELSTTQTTQINLPFVTADASGPKHLDYTLTRAEFQKVTSDLLDRCKKPVEAAIKDAGIKSSEIEHVILVGGSTRMPAVAEMVKSITGKDPHKGVNPDEVVAIGAAIQGGVLAGDVKDILLLDVTPLSLGVETLGGVMTKLIERNTTIPTRKSEIFTTAADNQTSVEIHVLQGEREMAAHNKTLGKFHLMNIPGAPRGVPQVEVAFDIDANGIVNVSAKDLGTQQEQKITITGSTALSDEEIDRMVQDAESHADEDRSSKEAAEARNTADTLIYQSEKSMKDLGDKVPTETRTEIEAAIEELKKDLEGEDTPSIQAAVEKLQTASYKLAEIIYADAQAQADSGDGQETKSDDDEVVEADYEVVDDEDKDKK
- the grpE gene encoding nucleotide exchange factor GrpE, which encodes MISGKKRKDVDPELSDDLGPELEFRGDQLIADLEDARNEAAVNLETARRVQAEFENYRKRVSREQEAVVKRACERVVVNLLPVIDSLERAIDHVASSEAPESLEGMKMVLSQLLDVVTKEGVTQIDPYGQPFDPLSHQAVGQREDVAVPDGTVVEVYQRGYTMHGRVVRPASVVVSTGGPAREE
- the dnaJ gene encoding molecular chaperone DnaJ, which codes for MTAGKNYYDTLGVKKSATADEIKKAFRRLARKHHPDAGGSEEKFKEINEAYEVLSDTQKRAQYDQYGQYFGGGAPPGGAAGWPPGGAGAGGFGGGWTTANVDIGDLFGDLFGAAGQQRGASARRGHDLTYEAKVEFGEAFNGTSIRLDVQRMEDCQTCGGSGAKPGTSRVTCPTCSGSGHVSQGGGMFAFQRTCPRCAGARTIIENPCSACRGKGAVKRVKPLTVNIPPGAVDGGKLRFKGKGDPGENGGPSGDLYVVTRVGAHPFYARDGADVIMDLPITVAEAALGTTVTIPTPDGKKAKLKIAAGTPDGTVLRLKGKGAPHLKGSGRGDLKVKVRIAIPTKLTSEQRKLFEELAELPAEDVRAHIG
- a CDS encoding helix-turn-helix transcriptional regulator, yielding MKDRRSGGKSQPLYMISVAALLAGMHPQTLRIYERKELICPQRSPGNTRLYSEADIERLRLIQQMTSEGINLAGVTRILQLTAEVERLTEETEALKARIAGKGREFAETNKRSGREYRTAMVVVRSGGLAKRRGTGAWGD